One Brockia lithotrophica genomic region harbors:
- a CDS encoding Cardiolipin synthetase, with product MTPSSRTLSFPARRRTLSSKTPAPSSEHAEGGIGSPEGDREVMQPWTRFLLALAVAVLGYATGATNAPPTLVPLEAPAEVYSPRSDNAPEDALRTALREAKASIDVAAYSFTDADLADGLLDAHRRGVAVRVLTDREQSRQAAQARQLKRLREAGIPVRANTYSGKMHLKLVVVDGELAFFGSYNLTRSAATRNDEVLVAVRDRDAARALARKFDEMWTDPEYAPLP from the coding sequence ATGACGCCTTCCTCCCGCACCTTGTCCTTCCCCGCACGACGCCGTACACTGTCTTCGAAGACGCCCGCCCCGTCGAGCGAACACGCGGAAGGCGGGATCGGATCGCCGGAGGGGGACCGGGAGGTCATGCAGCCGTGGACGCGTTTCCTCCTCGCGCTCGCCGTCGCCGTCCTGGGATACGCCACCGGCGCAACGAATGCACCCCCCACCCTCGTACCCCTCGAAGCACCTGCCGAAGTCTACTCCCCGCGAAGCGACAACGCACCGGAGGACGCCCTGCGTACGGCACTGCGCGAAGCAAAGGCGAGCATCGACGTCGCCGCCTATTCCTTCACCGACGCCGACCTCGCCGACGGCCTCCTCGATGCCCACCGGCGCGGGGTGGCGGTACGCGTCCTCACGGATCGCGAACAAAGCCGCCAGGCAGCCCAAGCCCGCCAGCTCAAGCGCCTTCGCGAGGCGGGGATTCCCGTGCGGGCAAACACCTATTCCGGAAAGATGCACCTCAAGCTCGTCGTCGTCGACGGGGAGCTCGCCTTTTTCGGCTCCTACAACCTGACGCGCTCCGCGGCAACGCGGAACGACGAGGTGCTCGTCGCCGTCCGAGACCGCGACGCCGCGCGCGCCCTCGCCCGCAAGTTCGACGAGATGTGGACCGATCCCGAGTACGCCCCACTTCCCTGA
- a CDS encoding Endonuclease: MSTTRASRTTPRQRPAYPTPSGLPLRRADFAWLVAVFALAFWIGQNFPLAPLAPKASFFWTRGGPSPEHAAIALLDGARTRVDVAMYDLTNPAIADAILRARARGIPVRLITDARQSRGDRERGLLTDLQKNGVDVRVNQHEGLMHLKLFLVDGQVAALGSYNATLAASQSNEELLAFLGNPATVAELAQLFERTWAQGAPLDRSPTSASSSREDLP, encoded by the coding sequence GTGTCCACGACCCGCGCTTCGCGTACGACGCCGAGGCAACGACCGGCTTACCCGACGCCGTCCGGACTTCCCCTTCGGAGGGCGGACTTCGCCTGGCTCGTCGCCGTCTTCGCCCTCGCCTTCTGGATCGGCCAAAACTTCCCCCTCGCTCCCCTCGCGCCCAAGGCTTCTTTCTTTTGGACGCGGGGGGGACCGTCGCCCGAGCACGCCGCCATCGCCCTCCTCGACGGAGCGCGCACGCGCGTAGACGTCGCGATGTACGACCTCACGAATCCCGCCATCGCCGACGCCATCTTGCGCGCCCGGGCGCGGGGGATCCCCGTGCGGCTGATCACGGACGCCCGCCAGAGCCGGGGGGATCGAGAAAGGGGCCTCCTCACCGACCTACAAAAAAACGGCGTCGACGTACGGGTCAACCAACACGAAGGGCTCATGCACCTCAAGCTCTTCCTCGTCGACGGACAAGTCGCCGCGCTCGGCTCCTACAACGCCACGCTCGCCGCCTCCCAAAGCAACGAAGAACTCCTCGCGTTCCTCGGAAATCCCGCGACAGTGGCCGAACTCGCGCAGCTCTTCGAACGGACGTGGGCGCAAGGCGCCCCCCTCGACCGTTCCCCCACCTCCGCCTCTTCTTCCCGCGAGGACCTTCCGTAG
- a CDS encoding comEA protein-related protein translates to MRHSLREALTRFLREHAPYLLPTAVLFAVGIAYPLLRSHLGARAERIPPAPTAEAAHASAIPNAASAAGRAPSSPVTPQDAVAPAKPAVLVDIRGAVREPGVYAFWESDVRVYQAVERAGGFTEDADITRVNRAAPLRDGQVLHIPRIGELPSGDDARASSTSFEGENRAEQLRVNLNTASVEELTRLPGIGPTRAQEIVAYREEHGPFRSVDEVQNVAGIGPKTFEKIRPYLDVGP, encoded by the coding sequence GTGAGGCACAGCCTGCGCGAAGCGCTCACACGCTTCCTCAGGGAACACGCCCCGTACCTCCTCCCGACCGCCGTCCTCTTCGCGGTGGGAATCGCCTACCCTCTTCTCCGAAGCCACCTCGGAGCGAGGGCCGAGCGCATCCCGCCTGCACCCACGGCGGAAGCCGCCCACGCTTCGGCCATTCCCAACGCTGCCTCGGCTGCGGGGCGTGCCCCTTCCTCGCCCGTGACGCCCCAGGACGCGGTGGCGCCTGCAAAGCCCGCCGTCCTCGTGGACATCCGTGGCGCTGTCCGCGAGCCCGGCGTCTACGCCTTTTGGGAAAGCGACGTCCGCGTCTACCAAGCCGTGGAACGCGCCGGCGGCTTCACGGAAGACGCGGACATCACGCGCGTCAACCGCGCGGCGCCGCTCCGGGACGGACAGGTGCTCCACATCCCGCGCATCGGCGAGCTCCCGTCGGGCGACGACGCACGGGCGTCGTCGACTTCGTTTGAGGGCGAAAACCGCGCGGAACAACTTCGCGTAAACCTGAACACCGCCAGCGTAGAAGAACTCACGCGCCTGCCGGGAATCGGCCCAACCCGGGCGCAAGAAATCGTCGCCTACCGCGAAGAGCACGGCCCCTTTCGTTCGGTAGACGAGGTGCAGAACGTCGCCGGCATCGGCCCGAAGACCTTCGAAAAGATCCGCCCCTACCTCGACGTCGGACCTTGA
- a CDS encoding Competence protein — translation MSLPSSQPPFASVSSWLCSPLCAPLPYALALVGGVGAVYLSGLAQAVWIVVTGAWSVALYAAEHPRIAATTRARTALLAAALCAWGSAFALGVGAAEIRQATYAREEAAFTRLLSESPPHAPASSPLSPTPHVPRSARELCGEAVVVGDPLNTPTGILVDLRLIAAGNCPPDIRDPAAQSGHDTRGEPSASERLAVPFTLRAHLRAPSEDARLELEALARGAVLRFRGNASPPAGPQNPGERDYRPWAHARGTVGELRADDVSLVTPPPFGERLRAEVRKTLDGVLDEGERRARTSSLGHEGAADARALLRAFLLGRTDDLSPEVRRDFAEAGAVHLLVVSGLHVGILAWGVYRLAGSVGIREGARRLSVLLFVGTYASLAADSPAVRRAAFATAAAAGAGLVRKRVDPLALLSFLCALELLSNPSQILRPGFGMTYLLTFAILRYAPTYAEHLRVHLPRPIAPFAFELATTLLVEPLVLPFLAATQGSWPSTSPLMNLVLLPLYAALLPFLAASWGGAVVASAFGAPGKVAGAYLLEPALGLVRLVQDAVAFLARMPGAQVPFAGVPPSLWILWTAALLGAYEVGVRHIHGRRFFPEPAPRPGEERAAIRRRRLRRAGIALGTLFLLLPPLVGLLDGLRLHPSPSVAAQRELPDAAEGPTLVALALTSASAVAAAYSDGAPEELFVFRPRGNLGARSTGENIPRPAAEERAQRAAFLGDVYDRIVPALRALGARSVRATWLGLEKEEADALRRALAHNFILADFTQHPSPEVGGAGIWRCGPFAIEENGFLYEREKGVPLVDLRPPAAVPRWESARPPLGRTPVFPEASEGADPSEPVLHPPDPGDPTPYPVRVWGAVRIRPAGDRVLLECLRPD, via the coding sequence GTGTCCCTGCCAAGCTCCCAACCGCCGTTTGCGTCCGTCTCTTCCTGGTTGTGCTCGCCGCTCTGCGCACCCCTTCCCTACGCCCTCGCCCTGGTGGGAGGCGTAGGGGCCGTCTACCTTTCCGGCCTAGCGCAGGCGGTCTGGATCGTCGTCACGGGGGCGTGGTCCGTCGCCCTGTACGCCGCCGAACATCCGAGAATCGCCGCTACGACCCGTGCACGGACCGCCCTCCTCGCCGCAGCCCTTTGCGCGTGGGGATCGGCGTTTGCCCTCGGGGTCGGCGCGGCCGAAATCCGCCAGGCGACGTACGCCCGCGAAGAGGCAGCCTTTACCCGCCTTCTCTCCGAAAGCCCTCCGCATGCACCTGCATCCTCTCCCCTTTCCCCGACACCGCACGTCCCGCGAAGCGCGCGGGAACTGTGCGGGGAAGCCGTCGTCGTAGGCGATCCCCTAAACACCCCCACCGGAATCCTCGTCGATCTGCGGCTCATCGCCGCAGGCAACTGCCCTCCGGACATCCGGGATCCCGCCGCCCAAAGCGGCCACGACACGCGGGGAGAACCCTCTGCATCCGAACGCCTCGCCGTGCCCTTCACCTTACGCGCACACCTGCGCGCGCCGTCCGAAGACGCGCGCCTGGAACTGGAAGCACTTGCCCGCGGCGCCGTCCTCCGCTTTCGGGGGAACGCATCCCCGCCCGCCGGACCGCAAAACCCCGGAGAACGGGACTACCGCCCTTGGGCGCACGCCCGCGGCACCGTCGGGGAACTGCGCGCCGACGACGTCTCCCTCGTCACCCCTCCTCCCTTTGGAGAGCGGCTCCGCGCGGAGGTTCGCAAGACGCTCGACGGCGTCCTGGATGAAGGGGAAAGGCGGGCGAGGACGTCGTCTCTGGGGCACGAAGGGGCCGCCGACGCCCGGGCCCTCTTACGCGCCTTCCTCCTCGGCCGGACGGACGACCTTTCGCCGGAAGTGCGCCGCGACTTCGCGGAGGCCGGTGCCGTGCACCTCCTCGTCGTCTCCGGCCTCCACGTGGGAATTCTCGCCTGGGGCGTCTACCGGCTCGCCGGCTCCGTAGGGATACGGGAAGGCGCCCGCCGCCTTTCCGTGCTCCTCTTCGTCGGGACGTACGCCTCCCTCGCCGCCGACTCCCCGGCGGTGCGACGGGCCGCCTTCGCCACCGCAGCCGCCGCAGGTGCCGGCCTCGTGCGGAAAAGGGTCGATCCCCTCGCCCTCCTCTCTTTCCTCTGCGCCCTAGAGCTCCTCTCCAACCCCTCCCAGATCCTTCGACCGGGCTTCGGCATGACTTACCTCCTCACCTTCGCCATCCTCCGCTACGCGCCGACCTACGCGGAACACCTGCGAGTCCACCTCCCCCGCCCAATCGCTCCCTTTGCCTTCGAGCTTGCGACGACGCTCCTCGTCGAGCCGCTCGTCCTCCCCTTCCTTGCCGCAACCCAGGGCAGTTGGCCTTCGACCTCGCCGCTCATGAACCTCGTCCTCCTCCCCCTGTACGCCGCGCTTCTCCCCTTTCTTGCGGCCTCTTGGGGAGGGGCGGTCGTCGCATCCGCCTTCGGCGCTCCGGGAAAGGTGGCGGGAGCCTACCTCCTCGAACCCGCCTTGGGGCTCGTCCGCCTCGTGCAGGACGCCGTCGCCTTCCTGGCCCGCATGCCCGGAGCGCAGGTCCCCTTTGCGGGCGTGCCCCCCTCCCTCTGGATCCTCTGGACGGCCGCCCTCCTGGGAGCCTACGAAGTCGGCGTACGGCACATCCACGGGAGACGCTTCTTCCCCGAGCCCGCCCCCCGCCCCGGCGAGGAGAGAGCCGCAATCCGTCGCCGCCGGTTGCGCCGCGCGGGAATTGCCCTCGGAACGCTCTTTCTCCTCCTCCCTCCCCTCGTCGGCCTCCTCGACGGCCTCCGGCTCCACCCTTCTCCGTCGGTTGCGGCGCAGCGCGAACTTCCGGACGCCGCCGAAGGTCCGACCCTCGTAGCCCTCGCCCTCACGTCGGCGAGCGCGGTGGCAGCCGCCTACAGCGACGGCGCTCCGGAAGAACTCTTCGTCTTCCGACCTCGGGGGAATCTGGGCGCCCGGTCGACCGGGGAGAACATCCCGCGCCCGGCTGCAGAGGAGCGGGCGCAGCGCGCGGCCTTCCTCGGCGACGTGTACGACCGGATCGTCCCCGCCCTCCGCGCTCTGGGCGCCCGAAGCGTCCGCGCCACGTGGCTCGGCCTTGAAAAAGAAGAAGCGGACGCCCTCCGCCGCGCCCTGGCCCACAACTTCATCCTCGCGGACTTCACCCAACACCCGAGCCCCGAGGTAGGGGGTGCCGGGATCTGGAGGTGCGGTCCCTTCGCGATCGAGGAAAACGGCTTCCTCTACGAGAGGGAGAAGGGCGTACCACTCGTGGACCTCCGGCCGCCGGCCGCCGTTCCCCGCTGGGAGAGCGCTCGGCCTCCGTTGGGACGCACGCCCGTTTTTCCGGAGGCTTCCGAAGGTGCGGACCCGTCGGAGCCCGTCCTTCATCCTCCAGATCCAGGCGATCCTACCCCCTACCCCGTTCGCGTCTGGGGCGCCGTGCGGATACGACCCGCGGGAGACCGCGTGCTCTTGGAATGCCTCCGCCCGGATTGA